One window from the genome of Pseudomonas sp. L5B5 encodes:
- a CDS encoding MFS transporter, translating into MNPRTLLPLAMALLMFPQIAQTLYSPALADVGQAFGVAAQQAAQSLSVLLLGFAPGVVLWGRLSDRWGRRPALLGGLALYALAQCLGLQADSFGALLCCQALAALGVAAGSVVTQTLLRDLFQGRELIRVFSLVGMVLAASPAIGLFAGSALAQAFGYRGTLAGLLVLALILLAWSAHSLPETRPPAQPLPPLAGTLVQMLRDRGIWRSAVLVALFNIALLSYYSLAPFLFRDLEQGERWFGYSGALLALASGCGAWCNRHLLGRGWHSGQLLVLAALAVLVGGLGVLALQHSLWLVLPMGAVVLGFGLAIPNILGSALAAYSDRLGSAGALFGLFYYLLIGIGLLLVGWAQALGISLCLCGVLALALCLKGARG; encoded by the coding sequence ATGAATCCCCGTACCTTGTTGCCCCTGGCCATGGCCCTGCTGATGTTTCCGCAGATCGCCCAGACCCTCTACAGTCCGGCGCTGGCCGATGTCGGCCAGGCGTTCGGCGTGGCTGCGCAGCAGGCGGCCCAGAGCCTTTCGGTGTTGCTCCTGGGATTTGCGCCCGGGGTGGTGTTGTGGGGCCGCCTGAGCGATCGCTGGGGTCGACGTCCGGCCCTGCTGGGCGGCCTGGCGCTGTATGCCCTGGCCCAGTGCCTGGGTCTGCAGGCGGACAGCTTTGGCGCCTTGTTGTGTTGCCAGGCTTTGGCCGCCCTGGGTGTGGCGGCGGGGTCGGTGGTGACCCAGACCCTGTTGCGAGACCTGTTCCAGGGGCGTGAACTGATCCGCGTGTTCTCGCTGGTGGGCATGGTCCTGGCGGCCAGTCCGGCCATCGGCCTGTTCGCCGGCTCCGCCCTGGCCCAGGCCTTTGGGTATCGTGGCACATTGGCCGGGCTGCTGGTCCTGGCCCTGATCCTGCTGGCCTGGAGTGCCCACTCCCTGCCGGAAACCCGCCCGCCGGCCCAGCCTCTGCCACCCCTGGCCGGCACGTTGGTGCAGATGCTGCGCGATCGCGGTATCTGGCGTTCGGCCGTGCTGGTGGCACTGTTCAACATTGCGCTGCTCAGCTACTACAGCCTGGCACCGTTCCTGTTCCGCGACCTGGAGCAGGGCGAGCGGTGGTTTGGCTACAGCGGTGCGCTGCTGGCCCTGGCTTCCGGTTGTGGTGCCTGGTGCAACCGCCATCTGCTGGGGCGAGGCTGGCACAGCGGGCAATTGTTGGTGCTGGCGGCCCTGGCGGTGCTGGTCGGAGGGTTGGGGGTGCTGGCCCTGCAGCACAGCCTGTGGCTGGTATTGCCGATGGGGGCCGTGGTGCTGGGTTTCGGCCTGGCGATCCCGAATATCCTCGGTTCGGCCCTGGCTGCCTACAGCGATCGACTGGGCAGCGCCGGGGCGCTGTTCGGGTTGTTCTATTACCTGTTGATCGGCATCGGGCTGTTGCTGGTGGGCTGGGCCCAGGCCCTGGGGATCAGCCTGTGTCTGTGCGGCGTCCTGGCCCTGGCGCTGTGCCTGAAGGGCGCGCGTGGCTGA
- a CDS encoding universal stress protein has translation MSQYQRLLLIADPQQHQSPAARRAAALARASGARLHALLFVEPPARTYLWEEHLEDSERQAYLKRHERWLQVEAQWMREQGVEVTTQVIWSTQVLKDMLDCIAEIKPDLLIKDVTLESVLKRVFVTPLDCHLLRDAPVPVHLVNDAPNNLPRRIVAAVDPAQSDTQISGLNAQIIRTANALALQCDAQLHLLYAYDLMPMIDGVAPVASTAWSASCLDELRDSLHKEFERLGDAHNVPQEFRHFIMGPPVPGIAQFVDEYLVDAVVMGTVHRTGFGRLIGSTTERALYSMPGSILAVKSMDRQ, from the coding sequence ATGAGCCAGTACCAGCGTCTGTTGCTGATCGCCGATCCCCAACAGCACCAGTCTCCCGCTGCTCGCCGGGCCGCCGCCCTGGCCCGGGCCAGCGGCGCCAGGCTGCATGCCCTGCTCTTCGTCGAGCCACCAGCACGTACCTACCTGTGGGAGGAGCACCTGGAGGACAGTGAGCGCCAGGCTTACCTGAAACGCCATGAGCGCTGGTTGCAGGTGGAGGCGCAATGGATGCGCGAACAGGGAGTTGAGGTCACCACCCAGGTGATCTGGAGCACCCAGGTGCTCAAGGACATGCTGGACTGCATCGCCGAAATCAAGCCTGACCTGCTGATCAAGGACGTGACCCTGGAATCGGTCCTCAAGCGGGTCTTCGTGACGCCGCTGGATTGCCACCTGCTGCGCGATGCGCCCGTGCCGGTGCACCTGGTCAACGATGCACCGAACAATCTGCCACGGCGGATCGTCGCGGCCGTGGACCCGGCCCAGTCCGACACCCAGATCAGTGGCCTCAACGCCCAGATCATCCGCACCGCCAACGCCCTGGCGTTGCAGTGCGATGCGCAACTGCACCTGTTGTATGCCTACGACCTGATGCCAATGATCGACGGCGTGGCCCCGGTAGCCTCCACGGCCTGGAGCGCCAGTTGCCTGGACGAACTGCGCGACTCCTTGCACAAGGAGTTCGAGCGCCTGGGGGATGCACACAACGTTCCCCAGGAATTCCGTCACTTCATCATGGGGCCGCCGGTGCCGGGCATCGCCCAGTTCGTCGATGAGTACCTGGTGGACGCCGTGGTCATGGGTACCGTGCACCGCACGGGCTTTGGCCGGCTGATCGGCAGCACCACCGAACGGGCGCTGTACTCGATGCCGGGCAGCATCCTGGCGGTGAAGTCCATGGATCGCCAATGA
- a CDS encoding DUF2946 domain-containing protein has translation MTRTSPHRHHVAWTLYFCVLFNVFVCGLGHGQVAGLELNGVGGQFCSAMGNQGPSVDTDFSDQAGAGWLNTLVCPLCSAVTLGLGLLFCLAWLLRRQRPQRPRVARHDKAPPRYGWPPLNPRAPPLS, from the coding sequence ATGACTCGCACCTCACCCCATCGCCACCACGTTGCCTGGACGCTGTATTTCTGCGTGCTGTTCAACGTGTTCGTCTGCGGCCTGGGTCATGGCCAGGTGGCCGGCCTGGAGCTCAATGGCGTAGGCGGGCAGTTCTGCTCCGCCATGGGCAACCAGGGGCCGAGCGTGGACACCGACTTCAGTGACCAGGCGGGTGCCGGTTGGCTCAATACCCTGGTCTGTCCCCTGTGTTCGGCCGTGACCCTTGGCCTGGGACTGCTGTTTTGCCTGGCCTGGCTATTGCGCCGCCAGCGTCCGCAACGACCCAGGGTCGCGCGGCATGACAAGGCGCCGCCACGCTATGGCTGGCCGCCCCTCAACCCTCGGGCTCCCCCTCTGAGCTGA
- a CDS encoding TonB-dependent receptor — protein MKYLYRSPRCAALCCVLSFNALAEGTLELPQMRISADEEKKFGLQLDAQGTTGSRLGLTPRQTPASISVVERQQIEQRGATTTQDVLLGMPGMNAASSPGIPGFVSYRGFSGPQITQLFNGISVQYDSIAARPVDSWIYDRVEAVGGPSSFLHGAGAVGGSINYITKLASRSESFNEGRMSYGSHDRRDLSLGFNHALNAGPGPRHYARLDLNQSTSNGYIDREQRDAWTLAFSLLTDVNDQLSHTLAFEYQDERVDSPYWGTPALAPLEGKMQVDRSRRFENYNVSDGRYEQRVRWLRSIIDYQVDDATSLRNTLYHYNADREYRNVENYAYNDDNTQVVRSGILLQRHAQELNGNRFELLHHASLFGLDSQWSAGVDYSHNVMSNYPLSLPGPVDSLDPDRFDPGSFWSLPGVRRSFEKNRSNQVDTWALFLENRLQLTERLSLLSGLRHDRIDLQVTNYRAVNEANPAFFQRKYRPTTGRLGLVYELTPTANVYVQYSTAADPPAGVLTTASYGQVRNFDLSTGNQWEIGSKFDFLEGRGSATLAAYRIERKNLSTADPANPGNSQPVGQQSSRGVELAASLRVTPRLLAEGNFAYVDAQYDEFYENVGGRPVSRKGNRPTNIPEKVANLWLTYDLTPSWQVGADSRYVSSMYANAANTRYASGYALFGAFVGYRIDADTRITARVRNLTDRVYARSTASTQLYLGAPRTFELALQTRF, from the coding sequence ATGAAGTACCTGTATCGCTCTCCCCGTTGCGCGGCATTGTGCTGCGTCCTGTCTTTCAATGCCCTGGCCGAGGGCACGCTGGAACTGCCGCAGATGCGCATCAGCGCCGATGAAGAGAAAAAGTTCGGCTTGCAACTCGATGCCCAGGGCACCACCGGTTCGCGCCTGGGCCTGACCCCCAGGCAGACCCCGGCGTCGATCAGTGTGGTCGAGCGCCAGCAGATCGAGCAGCGCGGCGCCACCACTACCCAGGACGTGCTGCTGGGCATGCCGGGCATGAACGCCGCCTCGTCACCAGGCATACCGGGGTTCGTGTCCTATCGCGGGTTCTCCGGACCGCAGATCACCCAGCTGTTCAACGGCATCAGCGTGCAGTACGACTCCATCGCCGCACGGCCGGTCGACAGCTGGATCTACGACCGGGTGGAGGCGGTGGGCGGGCCGTCGAGCTTTCTCCATGGCGCGGGTGCCGTAGGGGGTTCCATCAACTACATCACCAAGCTGGCCTCGCGCAGCGAGTCGTTCAACGAAGGACGCATGAGCTATGGCTCCCATGATCGTCGCGACTTGTCCCTGGGTTTCAACCACGCCCTCAACGCCGGTCCGGGCCCCCGGCACTACGCGCGGCTGGACCTGAACCAGAGCACCAGCAATGGCTACATCGATCGCGAACAGCGTGATGCCTGGACCCTGGCGTTTTCCCTGCTGACGGACGTCAACGACCAGCTGTCCCATACCCTGGCCTTCGAATACCAGGATGAGCGCGTCGACAGCCCCTATTGGGGCACACCGGCCCTGGCCCCCCTGGAAGGCAAGATGCAGGTGGACCGCAGCCGACGCTTCGAGAACTACAACGTCAGCGACGGCCGTTACGAGCAGCGGGTGCGCTGGCTGCGTTCGATCATCGATTACCAGGTCGATGATGCCACCTCCCTGCGCAATACCCTGTATCACTACAACGCCGATCGCGAATACCGCAACGTGGAGAACTACGCCTACAACGACGACAACACCCAAGTGGTGCGATCCGGCATCTTGCTCCAGCGCCATGCCCAGGAGCTCAATGGCAACCGCTTCGAGCTGCTGCACCACGCCAGCCTGTTCGGCCTGGACAGCCAATGGTCGGCAGGCGTCGACTACAGCCACAACGTCATGAGCAACTACCCGCTGTCCTTGCCTGGCCCGGTGGACAGCCTCGACCCGGACCGCTTCGACCCCGGCAGCTTCTGGAGCTTGCCAGGGGTACGCCGCAGCTTCGAGAAGAACCGCAGTAACCAGGTGGATACCTGGGCGCTGTTCCTGGAAAACCGCCTGCAACTCACCGAGCGCCTGTCGCTGCTCAGTGGCCTGCGCCACGACCGGATCGACCTGCAAGTGACCAACTACCGGGCCGTCAACGAAGCCAACCCGGCGTTCTTCCAGCGCAAGTACCGGCCCACCACCGGGCGCCTGGGCCTGGTCTACGAGCTGACGCCGACGGCCAACGTCTACGTGCAATACAGCACCGCGGCCGACCCGCCGGCCGGTGTCCTGACCACCGCCAGCTATGGCCAGGTGCGCAACTTCGACCTCAGCACCGGCAACCAGTGGGAGATTGGCAGCAAGTTCGATTTCCTCGAGGGTCGTGGCTCGGCCACCCTGGCGGCCTACCGCATCGAGCGCAAGAACCTGTCCACCGCTGACCCGGCCAATCCCGGCAACAGCCAACCGGTGGGCCAGCAGTCTTCACGCGGGGTCGAGCTGGCCGCGTCCTTGCGGGTCACGCCCAGGCTGCTGGCCGAGGGCAACTTCGCGTATGTCGACGCCCAGTACGACGAGTTCTATGAAAACGTCGGCGGCCGGCCGGTGTCGCGCAAGGGCAACCGCCCCACGAATATCCCCGAGAAGGTCGCCAACCTGTGGCTGACCTATGACCTGACGCCGTCCTGGCAGGTGGGCGCCGACAGCCGTTATGTGTCGTCGATGTACGCCAATGCGGCCAACACCCGCTACGCGTCGGGTTATGCCCTGTTCGGTGCATTCGTCGGGTACCGGATCGATGCCGACACGCGGATCACTGCCCGGGTGCGCAACCTCACCGACCGGGTGTACGCCCGCAGCACTGCGTCTACCCAGCTGTACCTGGGAGCGCCGCGGACCTTCGAACTGGCGCTGCAAACGCGGTTTTGA
- a CDS encoding PepSY domain-containing protein — MKRYLYLWHRWLGIVACLFMALWFVSGAVMLYVGYPKLTPAEHLAHLPPLVLDEEGASLGQVLVAAATGQPPTGIRLLTVAGAPRYVLQYPGGRKVAVDARSALPAPPTDLQQALAAARQFAPGVAASDRGVVEQDTWSLSRALDGDRPLHRVAVADAQGRLLYVSGSTGEVVRDATANERAWNWIGAWLHWLYALRGIGIDGAWGPIVIYLSLGATLMAVLGLAVGVLRWRFGRPYRNGSHSPYQGFARWHHVGGLLFGVLVITWVFSGLMSMNPWKVFSSARPLSLAAYQGAALDAAAFPLSARQALQRFADDGLRVRELEWRMIAGRGYVIGFDGAGHTRILDMTTDRVLHQFAPQTLQQAAQAMAPEWAVQAEQLQAYDFYYYAREPQSMLGHLEQRLPVLRLRFDDPARTWLHLDLYTGAVVGQLDQPRRASRWLFALLHSWDWLPLLGNRPLWDVWMLLFSAGGLLISVSGVVLGWRRLGRSLRPGRRQGDRG, encoded by the coding sequence ATGAAGCGTTACCTGTATCTCTGGCACCGATGGCTGGGAATCGTCGCTTGCCTGTTCATGGCCCTGTGGTTCGTTTCCGGGGCCGTGATGCTGTATGTCGGTTATCCCAAGCTGACACCCGCCGAACACCTGGCTCATTTGCCGCCCCTGGTCCTGGACGAGGAGGGCGCCAGCCTGGGCCAGGTGCTGGTGGCAGCCGCAACCGGGCAGCCACCCACAGGCATTCGCCTGCTTACGGTGGCCGGAGCCCCGCGTTATGTCCTGCAGTACCCGGGCGGGCGCAAGGTGGCAGTGGATGCCCGAAGTGCGCTGCCCGCTCCCCCGACTGATCTGCAACAGGCGCTGGCCGCGGCTCGCCAGTTCGCTCCCGGGGTGGCGGCGAGCGATCGTGGTGTGGTCGAGCAGGACACCTGGAGCCTGTCCCGGGCCCTGGACGGCGACAGGCCCCTGCATCGGGTGGCGGTTGCCGATGCCCAAGGGCGGCTGCTGTACGTCTCCGGCAGCACTGGCGAAGTGGTGCGCGATGCCACGGCCAATGAGCGCGCCTGGAACTGGATCGGTGCCTGGCTGCACTGGTTGTATGCCCTGCGAGGTATCGGCATCGATGGCGCCTGGGGGCCGATCGTCATTTACCTGTCCCTGGGGGCGACGCTGATGGCGGTGCTCGGCCTGGCGGTCGGGGTGCTGCGCTGGCGCTTCGGGCGGCCTTATCGCAACGGCTCGCACTCACCCTACCAGGGCTTCGCCCGTTGGCATCATGTGGGCGGCCTGCTGTTCGGGGTGCTGGTCATTACCTGGGTTTTCAGCGGGCTGATGTCGATGAATCCGTGGAAGGTCTTCAGCAGTGCCCGGCCGCTGTCGCTGGCGGCATACCAGGGGGCGGCGCTCGACGCGGCGGCCTTTCCCTTGAGTGCCCGCCAGGCCCTGCAGCGTTTTGCCGATGACGGGCTACGTGTGCGGGAGCTGGAGTGGCGGATGATCGCCGGCCGGGGTTATGTGATCGGTTTCGACGGCGCCGGGCACACACGAATCCTGGACATGACCACCGACCGGGTCCTGCACCAGTTTGCCCCGCAGACCCTGCAACAGGCGGCCCAGGCCATGGCTCCCGAGTGGGCGGTGCAGGCCGAGCAACTTCAGGCCTACGACTTCTATTACTACGCCCGGGAGCCCCAGAGCATGCTCGGTCACCTGGAGCAGCGCCTGCCGGTGCTGCGACTGCGTTTTGATGATCCGGCGCGTACCTGGTTGCACCTGGACCTCTACACCGGCGCGGTGGTGGGGCAGCTGGATCAGCCACGGCGAGCTTCGCGCTGGCTGTTCGCCCTGCTGCACAGCTGGGACTGGTTGCCACTGCTGGGCAACCGGCCCCTGTGGGACGTGTGGATGCTGCTGTTCAGCGCCGGCGGTTTGCTGATCAGCGTCAGCGGCGTGGTGCTGGGCTGGCGGCGCCTGGGCCGGTCGCTGCGGCCCGGGCGCCGCCAGGGAGACCGGGGATGA
- a CDS encoding DUF3087 family protein has product MFVITPQDPELYRRQTRRSTLIIALVFIALAMLFASTAVALFGQSGGDNLVWNALGVGVGLLVCAALVRCVFWQQPWMAAAVYGWRLKRSLMRVTNVMHQVTAGVAAGDPAALKLLRFYHLGLAQMHQLDANSSAHGQMLGEVERHLALLAEKDIDPQQERLDAQWLEAVKAHRPR; this is encoded by the coding sequence ATGTTCGTCATCACCCCCCAGGACCCTGAGCTCTACCGTCGGCAAACCCGCCGCAGCACCCTGATCATCGCGCTGGTGTTCATTGCCCTGGCCATGCTGTTTGCCAGCACCGCCGTGGCGCTGTTCGGCCAGAGCGGCGGTGACAACCTGGTCTGGAACGCCTTGGGGGTCGGCGTGGGCTTGCTGGTCTGCGCGGCCCTGGTGCGTTGTGTGTTCTGGCAGCAACCGTGGATGGCGGCGGCGGTCTATGGCTGGCGCCTCAAGCGCAGCCTGATGCGGGTGACCAACGTCATGCACCAGGTCACGGCCGGGGTTGCCGCCGGTGACCCGGCGGCCCTCAAGCTGCTGCGTTTCTATCATCTGGGGCTGGCCCAGATGCATCAGCTGGACGCCAACTCCAGCGCCCATGGGCAGATGCTCGGCGAGGTGGAGCGGCACCTGGCGCTGCTGGCAGAAAAGGACATCGACCCGCAGCAGGAGCGCCTGGACGCGCAGTGGCTGGAAGCGGTCAAGGCGCATCGGCCGCGCTGA